The genomic segment ACATGTGTCGGTTGAATACGTTCCATCAAAGATGACAACATCGTGTGAAAAGCAAAAATTGCATTGGTATGCAAGCCATTTGGAGCCACAAACCGATCCAACTGATTATACAATGCAAAGAAAGCCCTAAAAGCAATCGAAGAACCATCAATCAACAAAAGTCTATTCTTATTTTCCATAGTATCATTATAACCTAAAACGCCACAATCTCATCCGTAAAAAATCACTCTCACTTAAACATACTGATTTACTTTGGATTTTCCTGCAAAAAAAAAGCTCTAAATAAGTCAGTTGAAAATGAAAAAACCAACAACGACGCTGGTTTTTTAACTATCTCAAATCTATATTCTATAACACTCATTGAAAACCTAGTGTTGTCTACTTTCTAAAAACCTTGCAGAAATAAATTTTTTTAAATGCAGATTTCTTCGATTTGCACCAACAGAAGTCTATTTTAGCCATAAACTTGATCCATTTGAAGAACTCAAACAACTGCTATTACAAATCATAAGTGACTATTGCACTATCAAGTAAATTACCCCAAAAATATATCTTTCTTTTTTATATTTTCAATCAAAGACTTCCCTCATAACCTTGCGCCTGCTGCCTTATCAATGAAGAAAAATGATTCATGTTTGGATTGTTTGAACATTGAAGCAGGCAAGCCATTGCTTGGCTCAGAACTTACGATCTCTTTGACAATTTTAGCTTTTCGTTCACCAGTTGCCATTAAAATGATTTTTTGAGCAGATAAAAGTTGCGAAAAACCTAAAGTAATTCCTTGTTGTAGATTAATTTTTTGGTCAAAATATTTTGGCATAACTTTTTTTGTCATATCAGAGAGTTCAACCACATGTGCCTTTTCATCAGGATTAAATCCTGGTTCATTAAGCCCAATATGACCATTCATTCCGATACCCAATAACACAAAATCAATGCCGAGCTCCTCAACAATCTGATTAACGTTTTTGATATCCACCTCCAGATTTTTTGACAAGCCATCAAAAATATTAATTTGATCAGTGCGAAATTTCATCGGTCTGAAGAAATCATCATAGAGCATTTGCGAGCACGAACCGACTGTTCCGCGTCCAACTCCAATCCATTCGTCCAAACCTAAAAGTCGTACCCGTGAAAAATCTATTTCTCCATTTCTACGTACTTCAACCAGTTTATCCATCACTGGTCTGGGCGTTTCCCCACATGCAAAGCAAAGTAGTGCATCCGGTTTC from the Lactococcus allomyrinae genome contains:
- a CDS encoding 6-phosphogluconolactonase, translated to MELKKFDSQDELVEQIVKIVSDIISKKPDALLCFACGETPRPVMDKLVEVRRNGEIDFSRVRLLGLDEWIGVGRGTVGSCSQMLYDDFFRPMKFRTDQINIFDGLSKNLEVDIKNVNQIVEELGIDFVLLGIGMNGHIGLNEPGFNPDEKAHVVELSDMTKKVMPKYFDQKINLQQGITLGFSQLLSAQKIILMATGERKAKIVKEIVSSEPSNGLPASMFKQSKHESFFFIDKAAGARL